A region from the Bradyrhizobium erythrophlei genome encodes:
- the rpmF gene encoding 50S ribosomal protein L32, which produces MAVPRRKTSPSRRGMRRSADALKKPTYAEDKDSGELRRPHHLDLKTGMYKGRQVLKAKKES; this is translated from the coding sequence ATGGCCGTTCCCAGAAGAAAAACATCGCCCTCGCGGCGTGGCATGCGCCGCTCGGCGGATGCGCTGAAGAAGCCGACCTATGCCGAGGACAAGGACTCCGGCGAATTGCGCCGTCCGCACCACCTCGACCTGAAGACCGGCATGTACAAGGGACGCCAGGTTCTGAAGGCCAAGAAGGAATCCTGA
- a CDS encoding polyprenyl synthetase family protein, producing the protein MTTGTATFDFAKRLDQTAEDTEALLGKLLSDALLPGEIARPKRLMDAMRYSSLGGGKRLRPFLVVESSAVFGVPREAALLAGAALECIHCYSLIHDDLPAMDNSDLRRGRPTLHKQTDDATAILAGDALLTLAFDIITRDEIHRDPTVRLLLTRALARASGIGGMVGGQMLDLAGEGRFGDREPVDVARLQQMKTGALLRFGCIAGAILGQSSANEYQALDDYGRALGEAFQIADDLLDVEGDAAALGKQTGQDAALGKTTFVTQLGIDGAKKRVRDLLARADSALSIFGAKGEVLRAAARFVAERKN; encoded by the coding sequence ATGACGACCGGCACTGCAACTTTCGACTTTGCGAAACGACTGGACCAGACCGCGGAGGACACCGAAGCGCTGCTGGGCAAACTCTTGTCGGATGCGCTCTTGCCCGGCGAGATCGCCCGGCCGAAGCGGCTGATGGACGCTATGCGCTATTCCAGCCTCGGCGGCGGAAAACGCTTGAGGCCGTTCCTGGTGGTGGAGAGTTCCGCCGTGTTCGGCGTGCCGCGCGAGGCCGCCCTGCTGGCCGGCGCCGCACTGGAATGTATCCACTGCTATTCGCTGATCCATGACGATCTGCCGGCGATGGACAACAGCGATCTGCGCCGCGGCCGGCCGACGCTGCACAAGCAAACCGACGACGCCACGGCGATTCTTGCCGGCGACGCATTGCTGACGCTCGCCTTCGACATCATCACCCGTGACGAGATCCACCGCGATCCGACGGTGCGCCTGTTGCTGACGCGCGCGCTGGCGCGCGCCTCGGGCATCGGCGGCATGGTCGGCGGCCAGATGCTCGACCTCGCCGGCGAGGGCCGCTTCGGCGACCGCGAGCCGGTCGACGTCGCCCGCCTGCAGCAGATGAAGACCGGCGCGCTGTTGCGCTTCGGCTGCATTGCCGGGGCGATCCTCGGCCAGTCCTCGGCCAATGAATATCAGGCGCTCGACGATTACGGCCGCGCGCTTGGCGAAGCCTTCCAGATCGCCGACGATCTGCTCGACGTGGAGGGCGATGCCGCCGCGCTGGGCAAGCAGACCGGACAGGATGCGGCTCTCGGCAAGACCACCTTCGTCACCCAACTCGGGATCGACGGCGCCAAGAAACGCGTGCGCGATCTTTTGGCGCGCGCCGATTCCGCGCTCTCGATCTTCGGCGCCAAGGGCGAGGTGCTGCGCGCCGCCGCGCGATTTGTCGCCGAACGCAAGAATTGA
- the mtgA gene encoding monofunctional biosynthetic peptidoglycan transglycosylase, with translation MLIVLAALLLPYVLAPLYRTGHPVSTLMAWRYLTGAPMSRQWVDFSAISPFLPRSVVAAEDAKFCSHHGIDWDALRDVIDDAEEGEVTRGGSTITQQVAKNLFLWPGRSVVRKALELPLALWIDFVLPKQRILEIYLNIAELGPTGQFGAQAGSIFAFGRPASALSPREAALLAAILPNPVKRSARNPGPGVRRLAGTYMARAQAPSLQRCWSENRAF, from the coding sequence CTGCTGATCGTGCTGGCCGCGCTGCTGCTGCCCTATGTGCTGGCGCCGCTCTATCGCACCGGCCACCCGGTCTCCACCCTGATGGCCTGGCGCTATTTGACCGGCGCGCCAATGTCACGGCAATGGGTCGATTTCAGCGCGATCTCACCCTTTTTGCCGCGTTCGGTGGTTGCCGCCGAAGATGCCAAATTCTGCAGCCATCACGGCATCGACTGGGATGCGCTGCGCGACGTGATCGACGATGCCGAGGAGGGTGAGGTCACCCGCGGCGGCTCGACCATCACCCAGCAGGTGGCGAAAAACCTGTTCCTGTGGCCGGGCCGCAGCGTGGTCCGCAAGGCGCTGGAGCTTCCGCTGGCGCTGTGGATCGATTTCGTGCTGCCGAAGCAGCGGATCCTGGAAATCTACCTCAACATCGCCGAGCTCGGTCCAACCGGTCAGTTCGGCGCGCAAGCCGGTTCCATCTTTGCTTTCGGCCGCCCGGCATCGGCCCTCTCGCCACGCGAAGCGGCGCTACTGGCGGCGATCCTGCCTAATCCGGTCAAGCGCAGCGCCCGCAATCCCGGCCCCGGGGTGCGCCGTCTGGCCGGAACTTACATGGCTCGGGCACAGGCCCCCTCCCTGCAACGTTGCTGGAGTGAAAATCGCGCTTTTTGA